The stretch of DNA AATAAAAATTTTCTTGTTTATCTACTATTAAATCTTTTTCATTTTTTGCTAAAAATAGTAAATCATTAATTGTTTGTTCAATTAATGTAAGCTCATTTAGAGAGTTATTTAGTGCATTTTTATATTCATCAGTTGTTCTTTCTTTTCTTAGCGTAACTTCAATTTCACCTCTTATGATTGTAAGTGGTGTTTTTAATTCATGGGAAGCATCAGAACTAAATTGAGAAATTCTTTCAAAAGAAGATTCTAATCTACCAAGTAAATTGTTTACTTCATTGATTAATTGATTTATTTCATCTTCATTTTTTCTTGTTTTTAGTCTTGCAGATAAATCATTTGCATTTATTTGTTTTAATTCAAAGAGTATATTTTCTATTGGTGAGAATGATTTATAAATCAAAAAATTACCAGCAATAATTGCTAATATTAGGATAATTGGTAGAATAAAACTTAAAATATACAAAATATTTTCTAAAGTTGATGTAAGTATTTCTTTTGTTGTTACTATTTCAATTATTACATTTTTTTCACCATGAAAATCTATTTTTATTCTACTTACTAAAAAGTCATTTTGTTCTTCAAATGTAATGATACTTGGTTTTAATTTATTTAAATAGTTATCATCATGTTTGATATTAGATGGAAAGTTTGGTGTTTCAATTATCATTTCATGGCTAATATCATCTAATATTCTTATGTATAAAGGTTCAAAGTTATACTCTTTTTCTTCATCTAATATAGCATTTGTAATTTTATCTTTTTCTAATAAATCATCTGTAATATCTAATATTATTACTTTTAGAGTTGCTTGAAGTTTATCTAAAGTTGATATTTCAAGTGCTTTGTATAATGAAACAGAAAAAATAGTAAGAATTATTGCTTGTATTAAAAAACTATAAATTAGAAGTTTTTTCTTTATTGATAGATTATTTATCACTTATTTTAAATCCTATTCCTCGAACTGTTTTAATCAGTTTATTATCAAAATTCTTATCTATTTTATTTCTTAATCTATAAATATAAACATTTACAATATTACTAATATTTGAATCTTCAAATGAAGATAAAGCTGAATTTATAGTAGTTTCACTCAAAACTCTATCTTTGTTTTTTATTAGATATTCAAGTAGGGCAAACTCTTTTGCTGTTAAAGTTATATTTTCATTTGCTCTAACTGCTGTTTTATTTAATAAATCTAGTTCCAAATCAGCTATTGAAATTTTTGTTTGGCTTGAATTTGTGGTTCGTAGTTGTACTCTAATTCTTGCAAGTAATTCTGCAAAAGAAAAAGGTTTAGCCAAATAATCATTTGCTCCAATATCCAAACCTTTAATTTTATCTTCAATGGAATCTTTGGCTGTTAACATGATAATTGGAGTTTGATTTTTCGAGGCTCTTAGGGCTTTACAAACTTCGATTCCATCTTTAATTGGAAGCATAACATCGAGTAAAATTAAATCATACTCATTTACACTAGCAAGGTATAAACCTTCATCACCATTTGTTGAAGAATCAACTATATAACATTCTTCAACTAATCCTTTTTTTAAAAAGTTAATTATTTTTGTGTCGTCTTCTATTATTAAAATTTTCATAAATTATTCTACACTTTTTGAGATTAATTTAACTATTGTTATTTCTGCATTTGCTTTATATCTAAGTTTTAAACCCCAAGTTCCTAAGCCTTTATTTACATAAATAGCTGTATTTTTTTTATAAAATATTCCTGCAAGAAATGGTTGAACAAGCCTTACTAAATAATGAAAAGGATAAATCTGACCGCCATGTGTATGTCCACATAAAAAAAGGTTTGTATTTCCATCAAGTGCGATTTTATAATCTTTTGGTTGGTGAGAGATAAAAATAGAGGGTTCATTTAAAAGATAGTTTTTTATTTTTTGTTCTTCTCTTTTTATACCAAAAAATTTTGAAAATCTATCAGGAAGACCAGCTATGAATACAGTTTCATTTTTATAAACAAATTCTTTGCAAGAATTATCCATAAAAATAAAATTAGAAAGTTCTTTTTTTAAATCTTCTAAACCATAAAATAAATCATGATTTCCACTTATGTAATAAACTTTAAATTTTAAAGTATTTAAAATTTGAAGTTGTTCTTTTATAAATTTTACTTTTGTATCAATTATATCACCAGTTATAACACAAAAATCAAAAACTAAATCATTACACAAATTTACAAGTTTTTGTACGTTTTCAAGGTTTGTTTTTTTATTTATGTGCAAATCACTTAAATGCAAAATTTTTAAATCATTTAGTTTTGCACTATTTACAAATACATCAACTGTTTGAATATTAGAAAGGATCATTTAAAAAATCCTTCTAATTCATATATAGATGATATAAATTTAATATCTTTTATATAACCATTTTGTATAAAATAAACAGTAATTTTGTTTTCTTCTTCGATGAATTTTTTATTGTTTTCATTGTAAATTAACAAAATATCATATTTATAATCTCTCATTTTTGGAATAGTAAACATTTTTACAACAATAGATGGAATAGATGAAATGTTATTTATAAAAATAGTGTTGTTTCTATCTAAAAAATCACTATTTTTTGATGATAAAAAATCATTTACAAGATTTGTAGTTTCTTTTTGGAAAGTTACTATAATCATTGAAATTTCACTAGTAATAGTATGAATTTTATCAAACTGATTTACTAGTGAAAAAGTACTTATTTTATCATCTATTTTTAATGTACCTGCATTTGCATAAATGCAAACCATCATTGATAAAATAAGTTTTTGTAACATCTATTTTACTTCATTTAATGAAATATTATAAGAGATATCTATTTGATTTCTAACAGTTAAAAAAAGCATTGTTGGTGGCTCTAAATTGAAATCTGTAAGATTAAATGAAAAACCTCCATTTAATAAAATCTCATTATTTTGTTGATTGATAATAATTTTTGCTTTAATATTTTTTGTAACGCCATTTAATGTTAAAGCACCTTTTATTTCATAATCAGTTTCATTTTTTGTAATACTTTTAATATCAAAAGAGATTGTTTTGAATTTTTCTACATTCAATAACTTATACATATTTGTATCTCTGTCTTTTTTTTCACTTATTAGTGTTAAGGTATCAAAATAAATTTTACCTTTGATTGATTCAATACCATTTTCAATTGTTAAATCAGATTTTACATTTTTTGTAGTTGGATTTATTTCACTATCTCCAAAAACATTTGTGTGAGCTTTTATCTCACCATTTTGAACTGTTAAGTTATTTGCATTTGCAAATAGAGCTAAACTTAATATTACTAATAATTTAAACATATTTTATTTCCTTGTTATTTGGTTTATATTCACTCAACATTATTTTAAATATTGCCAATAATAAAATAATTGGAACAAATAAAATTAAATTTGACAAAGCTACAAAAAGCCCTGCACCAGAAGCCATCCAACCAATAAAAATCATATAAAACGTAATGGTTTTAAAATCTTTTTTTGCGATAGTTTGTAAAATCACAACATTGTAATAAGATATTACAAATGGATAAACTATTGATAAAATAAATCCCTCCCTTAAAAAATAAAATAGATATGAAGCTGCAAATAAAGTCAAAATAAGTAAACTTTTTTGATTTTTCTCAATTTTGAAAAATAAAGCACAAAAAACTCCAATTACATGAAATAGTGCAATTTGAAAGGTAAAACCATCCCTCCAAATAGAAATTGTAATATCCCTTGAAAGCGCTTCAAAAAGAGCAGAATCTAAAAATACCCATAAAACCATCATTAATAAAGCAAACTCTTGATTTGATTTTTTTATAGGTTCATTTGTTGGTAGAAATCTTGAAGCAAGTAATGTAATTGTTGTTAATGTAATTGCAATAATTCCCCTTGCTTCAACTTCATAGTTAAATAATAAAGTTCCTGTAACATAAGAAACACTAAGTGCAAGACCAAGTTCTAGTAGAGATGTTTTTTTGATTTCATTTATAATAAGAGGAGCTAAACTTCCAACGGCAAATCCTAAAATAAACAAAGTTAACATATTGAAATTTGGATATAAAAAACTCATAATTAATTGAATAGTTAAAAATAGAGAGATTTTATTTTTAAAATCAATTTTTATATATGAAACCAGTAACGAGCCAATAATTCCTCCTATTGGAAGAGGCGCTATTAAAAACAAATTTGAAGAAAAGTATTCAACAACTCCTGTTTGAGCAATTAGTAAGTAATAACAAAGTTCACTTGCTATAAAAAAAATTAAAATTAATCTTTGCATAAAAACTCCTTTTGATAAAAATAAATTAAATAAACGAATACAAAACTCAAGTCAAATAAACAAATGGCTAAAGCTTCATATCCCAACTTTCCACTGGCATATAAAGCGAAAAAAACTGAACTTGCAAATACTCTAATAATCACTGTTAAGTTCATTAAAACCACTTGGCTTGATGGATTTTTTAAAGCCATATAATGAATAATTCCAGTCATACTTACAAAAGCAAAAACCACATATTCATAAACTCCACTAAAACTAAATCCAATTAAAGGATAAATAAAACTAGCAAGTAAAATCAAAAATACTCCTCCTAATCCATCACTTAAAATTCCAGCGATGTTATAAAGTTCTATTTTTGAATAAGTTTTTGTTTTAATACCTATTTGTATAAATGCAGATATAAAAATAAAAGTAAAACATCCAAAAATAGTTCTTAAAATCCAAAGATTTTGACTTGGAATATTTAAAAGTCCTGCTTCTGTAAAACCTGAAATTGATAAAACTATAAATATTCCTAAAAGTGCAAACAAATAGCTATTTAAATAGATAGATTTTTGAAGTTCTTTTATACTGTTTATAAACATTGAAATAACCATAAAAAACACAGATATTCCCATTGCAACATGAGCATGAGCAATAACTAAATCATTTCTGTGAAATAACCATCTGATTTCCGGAATAAAAATAATATTTCCTTCAATATCCACAAACAAAAAAGCTAATATTGAAATTAATAAAGCTTTTTTTGCATATGGTTGAATATTGCTATCTTTAAACCATCTATATAAAAGTGGAACATATAAAAGTGTTAGATATTGAGCAACCCACTCTTGATTGTAAGTTAGTGGTTCAAAAAAGATTCTATATAGAACTGTTCCAAAATAAAAAATAGTTGGGATAATCCATAAAATATTCCATCTAGCTTTAAATTCACCAATATTTAATAGTTTGATAATTAGATAATAAATTGGAAGTAAAGCCAAACTCATTCCTAAAGTGTTATCTCCATGGGGACCTGTAACTGTACTTTCAACTTGACCGATAATTGGATTCATTAAAATTAAAAGTGTTACAGGAGCTATTATTACAACCCTTAAACACACTTTTATCCATAAAGGAAGAGTTTTATAAAGTCTAATAAATTTGTATAAGGCTATGATATAAAAAACACCAGCTAAGGCTAATAAAAAGTTTAATTCATAAGCAAAATCATAAAAAGCCAAACCTCTATTTTTTCCTAAAAGCAAACTTACAACCATAAAAACCAAAAAGATATACCAAAAAATAGTATAAAGATTTAAGTATCTAAGACCCTCTTTATCAAAACCAACTTCCTTATTTATAAGTAAAAAAGGTAAATACGAAAGCATTAATGGAATAAATCCATAAAGCATTAATGAAATATGAATTGCTCTCATATTTACTGGATTTAAAGTTTCAGAGTTTAAACTAAAACCTAAAAGATTTATTGAATAAACAATCCCGAAAAACAATCCTAATGCAAAAAATGTAATAGATATTTTGAAATTTTTATCTATAAAATTACTAAAATTATTCAATTTTTCCATCCTTTACTTCATAAATTTTATTTGCTAACGCAGCTAAACTTTTATCGTGAGTTGCTACGATAATTGTTGTTCCTTTATTTGCAAATGTTTTAAATAACTCAAATACATTTAAAGAGTTTTTTGAATCCAAATTTCCAGTTGGTTCATCTGCAAAAATGATTTTTGGATTATTTATCAAAGCTCTTGCAATGGCAACTCTTTGTCTCTGACCTCCAGAAATTTCATTTGGGTATTTGTCTATTAAATTTTCAATTCCTAAAAGTGTTAATAAATCAAAAATCTCTTCTTTTGAAGCCTTTTCATTTGCAAGATTTATATTTTCTTTTACACTTAAATAATTGATTAAATAGTGGAATTGGAAAATAAAACCTATATTGTTTTTTCTAAAATCATCTATATTTTTTATATCTTTATAGTTTATATTTTCATAAACAATATCTCCACTTGTTGGTTTTAAAAGCGTTGATAAAATAGATAAAAGCGTAGATTTTCCACTTCCACTTTCTCCAATTATTGCTATAAATTCGCCACTTTTTATCTCTAGGTTTATGTTTTCTAATGCTAAATCTTTATTATAATAGTGTGTTAAATTTGTTACTTTTATCATATTTTATTTCCTTGAATTAACTCAACTGGATCTGTTTTTGCTGCATTTAAAGCAGGAATTATCGAGCCAAAAATAGCCATAAAAATTGAAGTTATAAAAATATAAAAAGCTAATTCATTTGAAATTTCACCATTTACATAACCTTGTAAACTTGAAATATTTTTTATAGAAAACAAAACAATATGTGAAATGACAAAAGCACTTATAAAACTAGTAAGTCCCAAAATAAAACTCTCACTCATAATTGAATAAACAATTTTCGAAGTACTTATTCCTAAGGCTCTTTTGATTCCAAATTCGCTTTTTCTTTGATTTATTGTGATACTCATTAAACTTACGATTCCTAATAATCCCATAGAAAAGGCGATAAACGAAATAACATTTGATGAGGTTTTTATGATTTTAAATTGATTATAGTTATCCACAAAATTTTGAGTTGATTTAGCATCAATCTGGTCACTTATAATTTTTATATCATTGATAATATTTTCAACATTAAAGTTTAGTTCAGTGTTTACCATAATCATAGAAGCTGATTTATTGAAAATTTGCCCAGCATCACTAATAGTTAAAACAACTCCACCATTTTCAAAACCAATTTCACTTTTAAAAATCCCAGAGATTTTAAAAGTTTTATTAGCAATTTGAATTTCATTTTTATTTACCAATTGGTCATATATAGATTTTCCAACAATTACTTCATCTTTTAATGGATAGTTTCCAGCAATCAATTCATAGTTTTTAAATCGATTAAAACTTGCTCCATAAACAGCAACAATTGGAAGTTTTTCAACTGGACTTGCTCCAACAATTAAAGCAGTTGATTCAAGTACTCCTTTTATTTTATTTATTTGTTCTATTAAATTTATATCTACATTTGAAAAAAATGTATCAGAAATTTTTGCTTGAGTAATGATAATATCACCGTCACTTTTAAGCATAGAAGAGTACATTGTAATTATTCCATTTGAAATAGAACTAATTAAAAAAATAGAAACAATTGAAAAAATTAGACTTAAATAGATAAGAGTAGTTTTTAGTTTATTTGCCATCAAGGCTTTTAAAGCATTAGAAATCAATAGTTTTCCTTTATTATTTTGAAGAATTTTAGGCTTTGAATATGAACTAGTAATGAATAAAATATTAACTTTTGTTCATAATTGGATAAAATACAAAAAACAAGAAAGAGTAAGTAATGAAAAAAGATTTAATAAAAATAATAAAAAAAGCTGGGAATATATTAAAAGAGGGATTTTATACGGATAAAAATATCACTTTTAAAGCAAAAAAAGATTTAGTAACTCAGTTTGATGTGGCAGTTGAAAAATATTTAAAAAAGAAATTCTCTAAAAGATTTAAAGAGTTTAATATTATTGCTGAAGAATCGGACAATTCAAATATAGAGTTTAATAACTCAATCATAATTGATCCAATAGATGGAACAACAAACTTTGTAAATGGAGTTCCCCACACTGCAATTTCTGTTGGAGTTTATAAAAATAAAAAACCATATTTAGCGATAGTTTATAATCCAATTTTAGATGAATTATACACAGCAAAAATAGGCAAGGGTGCATTTTTAAATGGTAAAAAACTAAAAGTTAGCCACGAAGATAATTTCCAAAAAGCACTGTTAGCAACAGGATTTCCATACACAAGTGGAACAGATGAAAATGATTTAAATGATGTTGTAAAAAAGATAAAAGATGTATTGCCACTTTGTCAAGATTTAAGAAGATTAGGTTCTGCATCACTTGATTTATGTTATGTGGCAAAGGGAACATATGAAGGATATTATGAAATGAATCTAAAACCTTGGGATGTAAGTGCTGGAGTTTTAATTCTTACAGAAGCAGGAGGAATTGTATCAAATATAAGTGGTGGTGAATATAATTTATTTGAAGATAAATATTTAGTTGCCTCAAATGGTAAAATTCACAATGAATTTATAAAAAATTTAAATTTATAAAATAACAAAAAAAGTGCGAAAAGCACATATTTAGTAACTATTAAATATAATAATTACAATTAAAATTTGAAAAAAGGTTTTTTTGATGTGTGGAATAGTTGGATATATTGGTAAAAAAGAGACAACAAAAATTTTATTAGATGGTTTAAAAGAGTTAGAGTACAGAGGTTATGATAGTGCTGGAATTGCTGTTTTAAAAAATGATAGAATTGATGTTTTTAAGGCTTTAGGAAAACTCGTAAATCTTGAAGAAAAAGTAAATGCAACAGCTTCAAGTGATTATGAATTAGGAATTGGTCATACAAGATGGGCAACACACGGAAAACCAACAGAATTAAATGCCCATCCACATTTAGGAGAATACTCTTATGTTGTTCATAATGGAATTATTGAAAACTATAAAGAATTAAAAGAAGAGTTAACAGCCAAAGGTCATAAATTCGTATCTCAAACAGATACAGAAGTTATAGTTCACCTATTTGAAAATTTTTATAACCAACTAAACGACACAAAAAAAGCTTTTCAAAATACTATTTTAAGACTTGAAGGTGCTTTTTCGATTCTTTTAATTACAAAAGCAGATCCAAAAAAAATATTTTTCTTTAAACACGGAAGCCCTTTAATCGTAGCAAAGGGAAATGAAAAAGAGGAAGTTTTATTTTCTTCTTCTGATGCTCCTTTAATTGGATTAGCTTCAAGTGTTGTTTATTTAGAAGATGGAGTTGGTGGAATTGCTAGTGCTGAATCAATAGAGTTTTTTAATGATAATTACTCTTGGTCAATCTTACCAACTTCAAAACAATTTGCTCAAAAAGATGGATATAGATTTTTTATGGAAAAAGAGATTTATGAGCAAAGTTCAGTGGTTAGTGATTGTATGCTTGGAAGAATAAAAGATAATGAAATTTTATTTGATGAAATTGAAAAATCAATAATAGATGGAATCAATGAGATTAAAATCTGCGCTTGTGGGACTTCATATCACGCAGGATTAACAGCTTCATATCTTTTTGAAAGGTTATCAAAAGTTAAATGTAATGTAGAAATTGCAAGTGAGTTTAGATACAAAGAGCCACTTTTAACAAAAGATACTTTATTTATCGTAATTTCTCAAAGTGGAGAAACAGCTGATACTTTAGAAGCTTTAAAAATGGCAAAAAATGCAGGTCTTAAAACACTTGTTGTTTGTAATGTTGATAACTCTTCAATGACAAGAGTAGCTGATGCAACTATTCTTACACGTGCAGGAATTGAAAAAGGAGTAGCTTCAACAAAAGCATTTTCAACTCAAACAGTTGTTTTATGGATGATGGCTTTATTTTTTGCAAAAGCGAAAAATGTAATTTCAAATGAAACTATGCAACAAGAGTTACATACTTTAAGAGAAGTTCCAAAAACTCTTTGTATTAGTGATAAAATCCATGAAAAAATGAAAAGATTATCAAAAAGATATTTACATGGACATGGATTTTTCTTTATCGGTAGAGATGTATTTTATCCACTAGCCCTTGAAGGTGCTTTAAAATTAAAAGAGATTTCATATTTACATGCTGAGGGTTATCCAGCAGGTGAAATGAAACATGGACCAATTGCTTTAGCTGATCCAGAACTTTTTACAATTGCACTTATGCCACAAAATTTACTTTATGACAAAATCAAATCAAATGTAGAAGAGTTAAGCGCACGAGATAGTACTATTTGTGCAATATCTCCACTTGATTTTGATTTAGCAGATGATTTTGTAAAAATAAATAAAACAGACCATTATATGTTAGAATTTTTTGAAATGCTAGTTGTTTTACAACTATTTTCAATGGAAATTTCAATAAGACTTGGAAATGATGTAGATATGCCAAGAAATCTTGCTAAATCTGTAACAGTAGAATAATGAAAAAATATTTATCATATATATTATTAGCATTTTTATGTTATTTGCTTTATATAAATGAAGATTCGAAATATATAGTTGCAGGAGTTGGGATTTTTATCATTGGTATGTACTTTATGGAAGATGGATTTAAGCTTTTTAGTGGTGGAATTCTCGAAAGATTAGTTGCAAAAAGTACAAGTACTGTTTCGAAATCGGTATTTTTAGGAATCACTGCAACAGCAATTCTTCAAAGTTCGTCATTAATAGCAATTATTGTAATCTCTTTTTTATCAGCAAAAATAATTTCGCTAGCAGGTGCGTTAGGTGTTGTTTTTGGATCAGCTGTTGGAACAACTACGACAACTTGGATAGTTTCAACTTTAGGTTTAAAAATTGATATTGCAGCTTTTGCACTTCCTCTGATTATTTTTGGAGTAATTTTTAGATTTTATAAAAATAAAAATATTCAAGGATTAGGAAATATACTTTTAGGTTTAGGATTTATTTTTTTAGGTATTGGATATATGAAAGATGGATTTGAAGATTTAAAAGAGGGAATAGATTTAGCACAATTTTCAGTAAATGGATATATGGGAATTATTATTTATGCATTTATTGGAATGGTTGCAACAATAATAGTTCAATCAAGTACAGCAACTCTAGCTCTAACAATTACAGCTTTATCAACGGGGCAAATAATGTATACAAATGCTATGGCAATTGCCGTTGGTGCAAATATTGGAACAGCAACAACAGCAGCTTTGGGAGCTATGGTATCAAATGCAAATAGTAAAAGAATGGCCGTTGGATTATTTATTTTTAAAGGTGTTACCGCTATTGTAACCTTGTGTCTTTTATATTTTTTAGTAGATTTGATTGATTATTTAGCTGAAATTCTTGGTATCGCACCCGATGATTGGGCTATGAAATTGGCACTTTTTCATACTTTTTTTAATTTAGCTGGTCTTATTGTATTTTCATTTTTTATTCCACGATTAGTAATATTTTTGAAAAAACTTTTTGTGGAAGATGTTGGCTCATATATACAAAAAACAAAATATTTAGATATGGAAGTAATAGCTGTTCCTTTTGCTGCATTAAAAGCTACAAGAAAAGAGACTATTCATTTGTATGAAAATGCAAGTGAAGTTTTAAGTCATGCTATTATGTTACATAGACATAGATATTTGGAAAAAAATGATATATCGAGTGTTGTAAAAGAATCAACAGATATAATCGAGTTAAATATAGATGATTTTTATCAAACTAGAATTAAATCTTTATATAGTGATATAATTTATTATTCAACTTATTTTATAAATAATTTAGAAAATGAAAAAAAAGGCTATTTGTATGATTTAAGAACTGCTTGTAGGGATATAGCTGAAGCTGTAAAAAATACAAAAGAGTTACAACAAAATATAAGTAAATATCTTTCAAGTAATAATGATTACATAAAAGATGAATATAATTACCTAAGAGAAGCTATTGCTAAAACCATAAACACGATAAATGAGATTAAAAATAGTAAAGATGAACTAGATGTTCTTTCAAAATCTGAATTATTAAAAGAGTATTTAAAAAGTTTAGATGTAATATCAACGGGAAGAATAGATGTTTTAATTAGGGAAAAAAGAATTGATAAAAAAATGGCAACTACTTTATTAAATGATAGTGCTCATGCTTATACTATAATTAACAAACTAATAAATGTAGCTAAAGTATTGTGGATAGAAGATTCAACTATAAAACAATTAGGAGAAGATTATGAAGCTGGAAAAAATTTATGAAAAAGCTAAAAAGTACTTATTATTAATTGAAGAAAAAGAAGATGTTGAAAAAAAGAAGATAGAAAAACTTCAAAATAAGATTGAAGACAAAATATCAAAATTAGAAAAAAAAATTAGAGATACAAAAAATCAAGAAGAGAAGATTAAACTAAAAGAAGAGAAAGAGCTACTTAAAAAATTTAGAAAACAATTAAAAGAAAAAAAGTAAATAACAGCTTTTTTTAGTTAATATTAGAAACTTTTTGTCTTTATGGCAAATTGAATTCTTTAAATTTTTATTTTAAATTTCTTAACAAATATAGAAAACAAAAAAATGGAAAACAAAAGATGGAAAACAACTCAAGATTTTTCTTGTGGAAAACAAAGGATGGAAAACAAAAATGCAAAACAAAAAACAATACTTATTTACAAGTGAAGTTGTAAGCCCTGGACACCCAGATAAATGCGCAGATATAATAGCTGACTCTATAGTAGACAAATTAATTATTGCAGACAAAGATAGTAGAGTAGCTTCAGAGGTTTTTGTTGCAGGGAAACATGTTGTAATTGGTGGAGAAGTAAAATCATCTGCACAATTATCAAATAAAGATTATGAAAAAATAGTTTTAGACGCACTAGCAAAAATCGGATATGATGGAAAATCAGCTTTTACAAAAGAGCAATGTTTACATCCAGATGATGTACAAGTTCAAGTTTTATTAAATCAACAAAGTCCTGATATTAATCAAGGTGTAGATCAAGTTGATGGAGAAATAGGAGCAGGAGATCAAGGAATTATGTTTGGTTTCGCTTCAAGTGAAACGGCTGATTATATGCCAGCTGCTATTACATACGCAAGAATGTTATGTGATAAAGTATATAACTATGCTTTAAAACATAATCAAAAATTAGGTGTTGATATTAAAACACAAGTTACAGTTGATTATGGGACAAAAGCTAATTTTGAAAATTGTAATCCACAAAAAATTCATACAATAGTTGTAAGTGCACCTTCAGTTGAGGGAATGCCAATTGAAGAAGTAAGAGAATTAATCCAAGGATTAATTGATGATTCAGGACTTCCATCAAATATGTATGATAAAAAATCTACAATTATTCATATTAATCCAACTGGAAGATACGTAAATCACTCTTCTTTACATGATAGTGGATTAACAGGAAGAAAATTAATTGTAGATTCATTTGGAGGATATGCACCAATTGGTGGAGGAGCTCAAAGTTCTAAAGATTATACAAAAGTTGATAGATCTGGACTTTATGCAGCAAGATGGATTGCAAAACATATAGTTGCATCTGGCTTAGCAAAAAAAGCAATTGTACAAATCTCTTATGCAATTGGAGTTGCTCGACCAACGTCAGTTTCTGTTGATACAATGGGTTCTTATACAAAATTTGATGATGATAAATTATCACAATTTGTAATG from Arcobacter suis CECT 7833 encodes:
- a CDS encoding sensor histidine kinase — translated: MINNLSIKKKLLIYSFLIQAIILTIFSVSLYKALEISTLDKLQATLKVIILDITDDLLEKDKITNAILDEEKEYNFEPLYIRILDDISHEMIIETPNFPSNIKHDDNYLNKLKPSIITFEEQNDFLVSRIKIDFHGEKNVIIEIVTTKEILTSTLENILYILSFILPIILILAIIAGNFLIYKSFSPIENILFELKQINANDLSARLKTRKNEDEINQLINEVNNLLGRLESSFERISQFSSDASHELKTPLTIIRGEIEVTLRKERTTDEYKNALNNSLNELTLIEQTINDLLFLAKNEKDLIVDKQENFYFDELIDESINEIKSFAKLHQVEINFILEDSIEFKGFPNLLKIALKNALKNAIQFSHKNSQIIVKSYKNDDTFNISVQDFGIGIPLNEQEKIFEKFYRTDKSRNKNSGGTGLGMSILKKIIDIHKGIIKITSKENIGTTIILSFYKK
- a CDS encoding response regulator translates to MKILIIEDDTKIINFLKKGLVEECYIVDSSTNGDEGLYLASVNEYDLILLDVMLPIKDGIEVCKALRASKNQTPIIMLTAKDSIEDKIKGLDIGANDYLAKPFSFAELLARIRVQLRTTNSSQTKISIADLELDLLNKTAVRANENITLTAKEFALLEYLIKNKDRVLSETTINSALSSFEDSNISNIVNVYIYRLRNKIDKNFDNKLIKTVRGIGFKISDK
- a CDS encoding metallophosphoesterase, whose product is MILSNIQTVDVFVNSAKLNDLKILHLSDLHINKKTNLENVQKLVNLCNDLVFDFCVITGDIIDTKVKFIKEQLQILNTLKFKVYYISGNHDLFYGLEDLKKELSNFIFMDNSCKEFVYKNETVFIAGLPDRFSKFFGIKREEQKIKNYLLNEPSIFISHQPKDYKIALDGNTNLFLCGHTHGGQIYPFHYLVRLVQPFLAGIFYKKNTAIYVNKGLGTWGLKLRYKANAEITIVKLISKSVE
- a CDS encoding YceI family protein, yielding MFKLLVILSLALFANANNLTVQNGEIKAHTNVFGDSEINPTTKNVKSDLTIENGIESIKGKIYFDTLTLISEKKDRDTNMYKLLNVEKFKTISFDIKSITKNETDYEIKGALTLNGVTKNIKAKIIINQQNNEILLNGGFSFNLTDFNLEPPTMLFLTVRNQIDISYNISLNEVK
- a CDS encoding ABC transporter ATP-binding protein, which gives rise to MIKVTNLTHYYNKDLALENINLEIKSGEFIAIIGESGSGKSTLLSILSTLLKPTSGDIVYENINYKDIKNIDDFRKNNIGFIFQFHYLINYLSVKENINLANEKASKEEIFDLLTLLGIENLIDKYPNEISGGQRQRVAIARALINNPKIIFADEPTGNLDSKNSLNVFELFKTFANKGTTIIVATHDKSLAALANKIYEVKDGKIE
- a CDS encoding ABC transporter permease; protein product: MISNALKALMANKLKTTLIYLSLIFSIVSIFLISSISNGIITMYSSMLKSDGDIIITQAKISDTFFSNVDINLIEQINKIKGVLESTALIVGASPVEKLPIVAVYGASFNRFKNYELIAGNYPLKDEVIVGKSIYDQLVNKNEIQIANKTFKISGIFKSEIGFENGGVVLTISDAGQIFNKSASMIMVNTELNFNVENIINDIKIISDQIDAKSTQNFVDNYNQFKIIKTSSNVISFIAFSMGLLGIVSLMSITINQRKSEFGIKRALGISTSKIVYSIMSESFILGLTSFISAFVISHIVLFSIKNISSLQGYVNGEISNELAFYIFITSIFMAIFGSIIPALNAAKTDPVELIQGNKI
- a CDS encoding inositol monophosphatase family protein; this encodes MKKDLIKIIKKAGNILKEGFYTDKNITFKAKKDLVTQFDVAVEKYLKKKFSKRFKEFNIIAEESDNSNIEFNNSIIIDPIDGTTNFVNGVPHTAISVGVYKNKKPYLAIVYNPILDELYTAKIGKGAFLNGKKLKVSHEDNFQKALLATGFPYTSGTDENDLNDVVKKIKDVLPLCQDLRRLGSASLDLCYVAKGTYEGYYEMNLKPWDVSAGVLILTEAGGIVSNISGGEYNLFEDKYLVASNGKIHNEFIKNLNL